Within the Ktedonobacterales bacterium genome, the region TACCGCGCACCAGCGATGGGCAGGGGAACATTCTGGTGCTGGGGCACTCTCATGGCGGGCTGCTGCCCCACGCGCTGCACGAGGCACACAGCGTCGCACATTTATTGGGAGCAAGCCCTTTCCTCGACGAGCAGGCAACTATTGAGCGATTGAGCGGCGCAGCCGGGAGCTACAACATCATCCACATTGCTGCGCATGGGCAGAATCGCGCCGACGCGCCCGACTTCTCCTATCTGCAACTGGCCGATGGGCAACTAAGTATGATTGATGTCTTCAACCTGGATTTACCCGCTGAGCTTATTACCTTGAGCGGCTGCGAAACCGGGCTGGTTGTCATCGGTGGCGGCGATGAACTTCTGGGATTGGGGCGCGGCTTTCTTTACGCCGGAGCGCGCTCGCTTCTGATGAGCCTCTGGCGCGTGGAAGATGCCAGCACCGCTCTATTGATGGAACGCTTTTATCAAGGGCTTCTGGCCGGGCAGTCACGGGCAGGCGCGCTGCGTGGCGCCCAGCAGGCGCTTCTGGCAGACGCTCGTGCTGGCAAAAGCCCGGCTGCCTGGCAGCATCCGTATTTCTGGGCGCCCTTCCGCCTGCTCGGCGCCTCCGACCCCGTCGCACTCTAAGCAGCGCCTTCATCTGCAAATAGCTGTTTACAAATCGTTTTCTTTGATAGGTGGCTTACAGAGACCGACACCCCGGCGCTATGTGAATGCAACCAGGTTCCTTGTATCAGGAGGACTTTTATGGTGAATCGCCCCAGACCGCCAGCGCATCCAGCTTTTAAAGGCGCTCTCCCAGCCCTCGATGGGCGCATCATTGAGCCGCTCTATTGGATTCCGAACGAACTGGCCGTGACGGTTCGTTCTCCAATGGCGCCAACGCTGGAGCAGCTACAAACCCTCAGCGCCCGCCTGAAACGGCTGCTCAGCGAAGTCGGCATCAGCGTTGTTCCTTTTTACGCTGGCGGCCAGCGACTCTCACGCCAGGGCGCAAAGCGTGATCTCTCAGAGCCGGAAGAAACAGTTACCGAGCAAAAGTATGTTCAGGTGGGGATAGAGGTTGGACGGATTGGACGGACCTCTGCTCAAACCCTGGTGGAAGTTGAGCTTGAGGAGCAGTGGCAGGCTGAGTACAGGCGTCGTCCCAACCGACTTCCCGGCGTTCATTCCTTTGGCAATGGCCCAACAGGCATTGCTGTCGTCTTTTATACCCTGCTCACTCATCGCCAGCGCCGAGGAGACCAGAGGGACAGCGTACAGATAGCGGTTGATCACATCAACCAGAACCTGCACCTGCGCAACCCTGGAGAAAATGCGCTGCGCGTCCTGGCCGCCATGCCGAACTGGCTGACATATGGCTCAGGGCAAATTCCAGAGCCAGCCACTGGACCAGGCGCGCCACCGATGTGGTCCCCAGACGCGCCCCCTCCCAGCGGCTCCTGGGTTTTTAAGCAGCCGCACTTTGCCGCTCTGGTTCAGCAAAACAAGCAGCAGCCAGCGGGACACGTTACCGTCATCATTCTGGATACCGCGCTCGGAGATAACAACGCGGTCATCACACGCGCCCAGCAGGTTCCAGATTACGCAAACAATCTGTTGCTGAAGCAGATTGTGGGCGATCTCAATCAAGGCAAGATGCTTATTGATACGAGCATTCCCACTTATATGCTGCCTGGCAACCAGTTCGGCGCGGGCCAGGATGACCTGGGGCGGCCTTTCGTCTATAATATGGTTGATCATGGCCTCTTCATCGCGGGCATCATTTACAGCATCGCCCCACAAGCGGAGATAAAACTGGTGCGCACCCAGAATCCCTATGGCGCGGGAGATATGAACGTTTTCTTGCATGCTCTCGACGAAGTGGGCCAGCGCCAGGACACACAACAGATCGTGTTGAATCTCAGCATGGGCGCGCTGCCACCCCTGGAGGAACTCCATCAAATCTGGTTTGGCTCTGGCTGCTGCTGCGATGCGCCGCCTTTTGCTGATGCTTTGCAAACCCTCGAAAAATTGCATCTGGGGCTGCGTATTGCCATTCGCTCACTGGTGGAAAAAGGGGTCGTGATCGTTGCCGCCGC harbors:
- a CDS encoding S8/S53 family peptidase — its product is MVNRPRPPAHPAFKGALPALDGRIIEPLYWIPNELAVTVRSPMAPTLEQLQTLSARLKRLLSEVGISVVPFYAGGQRLSRQGAKRDLSEPEETVTEQKYVQVGIEVGRIGRTSAQTLVEVELEEQWQAEYRRRPNRLPGVHSFGNGPTGIAVVFYTLLTHRQRRGDQRDSVQIAVDHINQNLHLRNPGENALRVLAAMPNWLTYGSGQIPEPATGPGAPPMWSPDAPPPSGSWVFKQPHFAALVQQNKQQPAGHVTVIILDTALGDNNAVITRAQQVPDYANNLLLKQIVGDLNQGKMLIDTSIPTYMLPGNQFGAGQDDLGRPFVYNMVDHGLFIAGIIYSIAPQAEIKLVRTQNPYGAGDMNVFLHALDEVGQRQDTQQIVLNLSMGALPPLEELHQIWFGSGCCCDAPPFADALQTLEKLHLGLRIAIRSLVEKGVVIVAAAGNDSIGKNPPHGPRYPARYEDVLGVAAVNRHEQAAAYSNQANVDHWGSGIATFGGEEPNDDSDTLAWYLGTSPNQPGPPDAVHSLYLNPTYPPLNADDSGAGGSNNSGWAWWSGTSFATAVASGLAAHHVLAGMHGQQVIQAILNGLASAPYSQRLQAPILEVAEE